CTCTACCAATCGCACTGCGCTAGCTGCCATGGAGAAGGGCGCCTTGGACTAATGGGGCCAGCCCTTCTGCCGGAAAGTCTGGAAAGAACCCCTAAACCGCTCGCCGCAAAAAAAATTCGCGATGGCGCCATTGCTACGCAAATGCCTGCCTTTAAGAACACTTTAAGCGAGGAACAAATTGCCGCACTCACCGAGTATATCTATAAGCCTCTAGCCACCCTTCCCAGCTGGGGCGAGAAGCAAATTAACTCTTCTCGCGTTATTTATCACGACATATCGCAGCTACCCTCAAAGCCAATCTATCAGGGCGATATTTTAAATATATTTTTAGCAGTTGAATTGGGGGATCAACATGTAAGCGTCATAGATGGCGATAACTTCTCCGTTCTTCATCGCTTTTCCACCAGACCGGCCCTTCACGGTGGCATAAAGTATTCGCCCGACGGAAGATTCGCTTATCTAGCCTCGCGCGATGGGTGGATTAGCATTTTTGATGTGTATAACTTTAAGACCATCGCGGAGGTTCGTGCCGGCATTAACACCCGAAACATTGCAGTCTCAAGAAACGGGAAATATCTAATAGTAGGAAATTACCTCCCTCACACCGTCGTCATTTTAGATGCCCTAACTCTTAACCTGCTCGAGTTCCTCCCAGTAGCCTCGAAAGACGGCATTACCTCGCGCGTGAGTGCGGTCTATGATGCGGGCCCGCAACAAAGTTTTGTCGTAGCGCTTAAGGACGTTCCTGAAATGTGGGAGATTTCGTATAGGCATAGCCCAACCAAAACT
The window above is part of the Deltaproteobacteria bacterium genome. Proteins encoded here:
- a CDS encoding c-type cytochrome, with the protein product MQIRLYYISISLALFATAILFSSSPLWAENETSVNELYQSHCASCHGEGRLGLMGPALLPESLERTPKPLAAKKIRDGAIATQMPAFKNTLSEEQIAALTEYIYKPLATLPSWGEKQINSSRVIYHDISQLPSKPIYQGDILNIFLAVELGDQHVSVIDGDNFSVLHRFSTRPALHGGIKYSPDGRFAYLASRDGWISIFDVYNFKTIAEVRAGINTRNIAVSRNGKYLIVGNYLPHTVVILDALTLNLLEFLPVASKDGITSRVSAVYDAGPQQSFVVALKDVPEMWEISYRHSPTKTGSHFFSTRRIALSNVLDDFFFDDDFKHILGASRTGECSVIELASGKLVKKLKLEGMPHLGSGIMWTYQGKRVMATPNLKQGLISIIDTSTWSIIKNI